One genomic segment of Aliarcobacter cibarius includes these proteins:
- the rpoC gene encoding DNA-directed RNA polymerase subunit beta', producing the protein MSNNEKVLAPIEIKELERPQDFSAFQLRLASPEKILAWSCGEVKKPETINYRTLKPERDGLFCAKIFGPVKDYECLCGKYKKMRYKGVVCEKCGVEVTSSKVRRHRMGHIELVSPVAHIWMVSSLPSRIGTLLGVKLKDLERVLYYEAYIVNEAGEAYYDGERTKKIEKYDILNEEQYRTVADLFEHTGFEAKMGGEVVKDLLEKLDLFQLLTLLKDEMQSTKSEAKRKTIIKRLKIVENFINSGNRPEWMMLTQLPVLPPDLRPLVSLDGGKFAVSDVNDLYRRVINRNNRLKRLTELDAPEIIIRNEKRMLQEAVDALFDNGKTANAVKGANKRPLKSLSEIIKGKQGRFRQNLLGKRVDFSGRSVIVVGPNLNMDQCGIPKKMALELFKPHLMAKLEEKGYATTLKAAKRLIESETNEVWECLNEIVDEYPILLNRAPTLHKLSIQAFHPVLIDGKAIRLHPLVCAAFNADFDGDQMAVHVPLSQEAVAEAKVLMMSSMNILLPASGRAIAVPSQDMILGIYYLSLVKEGVKGEHKLFTDVNEVKIALEMDQIDLHAKIRTKIDDKIVQTTVGRLIIHEILPPFVPMSLWNKILKKKDIGALVDYIYKEAGYEVTPRFLDNLKNLGFKYATKAGISISIDDIRVPESKVEHITKSKKDVIEVQKQFFQGLLTEQERYNKTIDIWTETNNKLGSQMMELVKADKNGFNSIYMMADSGARGSATQIRQLSGMRGLMAKPDGTIIETPIISNFKEGLNVLEYFISTHGARKGLADTALKTANAGYLTRKLIDVSQNVRITAEDCGTHEGIEITDITSGNELIESLEERITGRVIAEDIIDPVSNEILFAEGTLITEEYARTVIEAEVKSVIIRTPLTCKVENGLCSQCYGLNLGEQRKAKPGEAVGVVAAQSIGEPGTQLTLRTFHVGGTASATQTEKELKADKEGFIRYYNIKKYDTADGRSIVANRRNAGVLLVEPKINAPFKGKVSVETIHEEIELTITNGKDTKKYYLRKSDVAKVNELAGISGKIEGKLYLPYKDGHEVEHNDSIVEIIKDGWNVPNRIPYASELKVADGAPITSKVIAGAKGIVKYYKLTGDYLERRHDIKAGDKVVEKGLFAVVADTDDREAIRHYISRGSSIALNDNSEVEKDTIISSPTVSEQTVIAEWDPYANPTIAEKPGVISFEDIIPGVTVSEQFDELTGTSKLVVNEYIPSGYKPTVIVATDDNEIMKYVLDPKASLNIAEGKRVEIADIIAKTPKATQKSKDITGGLPRVSELFEARRPKNIAILASFDGIVTFGKPLRNKQKLVITDENGNTTEYLVEKGKHILVHEGEFVHAGEALTDGQVSPHDVLRILGEKALHYFIVSEVQQVYRSQGVNIADKHIEVITSQMLRQVSILDGGDTKFIVGDMISKKKFKIENEKIVRMGGQPAIAEPVLLGITRAAVTSDSIISAASFQETTKVLTEAAISAKMDMLEDLKENVVIGRTIPVGTGLYKDYKVKFSEAK; encoded by the coding sequence ATGAGTAATAATGAAAAAGTACTAGCACCAATAGAAATTAAAGAGTTAGAAAGACCACAAGATTTTTCAGCGTTTCAATTAAGACTAGCAAGTCCTGAGAAGATTCTTGCTTGGTCTTGTGGTGAAGTAAAAAAACCTGAAACAATTAATTATAGAACATTAAAACCAGAAAGAGATGGTTTATTTTGTGCAAAAATCTTTGGACCAGTAAAAGATTATGAGTGTCTTTGTGGTAAGTATAAAAAGATGAGATATAAGGGTGTTGTTTGTGAAAAATGTGGAGTTGAAGTAACTTCATCAAAAGTTAGAAGACATAGAATGGGGCATATTGAATTAGTATCTCCTGTTGCACATATTTGGATGGTTTCTTCTCTTCCTTCAAGAATAGGAACACTTTTAGGTGTTAAATTAAAAGATCTTGAAAGAGTTTTATATTATGAAGCATACATTGTAAATGAGGCAGGTGAAGCTTATTATGATGGTGAAAGAACTAAAAAAATTGAAAAATATGACATCTTAAATGAAGAACAATACAGAACGGTTGCAGATTTATTTGAACACACTGGTTTTGAAGCAAAAATGGGTGGAGAAGTTGTAAAAGATTTATTAGAAAAATTAGATTTATTTCAACTGTTAACTCTATTAAAAGATGAAATGCAATCAACAAAATCTGAGGCAAAAAGAAAAACAATTATTAAAAGATTAAAAATTGTTGAAAACTTTATAAATAGTGGAAATAGACCTGAATGGATGATGTTAACTCAACTTCCAGTTTTACCACCAGATTTAAGACCTCTAGTTTCACTTGATGGTGGAAAATTCGCCGTTTCTGACGTAAATGATCTTTATAGAAGAGTTATTAATAGAAATAACAGATTAAAAAGATTAACAGAACTTGATGCTCCAGAAATTATTATTAGAAATGAAAAAAGAATGCTTCAAGAAGCGGTTGATGCTTTATTTGATAATGGTAAAACAGCAAATGCTGTAAAAGGTGCAAATAAAAGACCATTAAAATCTTTAAGTGAAATCATTAAAGGTAAACAAGGAAGATTTAGACAAAACTTACTTGGAAAAAGGGTTGACTTTTCTGGAAGATCTGTAATTGTTGTTGGTCCAAATTTAAATATGGACCAATGTGGTATTCCGAAGAAAATGGCTTTAGAATTATTTAAACCACATTTAATGGCTAAACTTGAAGAAAAAGGTTATGCAACTACATTAAAAGCTGCAAAAAGATTGATTGAATCTGAAACTAATGAAGTTTGGGAATGTTTAAATGAGATTGTTGATGAATATCCAATTTTATTAAACAGAGCTCCAACTCTTCACAAGTTATCAATTCAAGCTTTCCACCCAGTTTTAATTGACGGAAAAGCTATTAGATTACATCCACTAGTTTGTGCTGCCTTTAATGCCGACTTTGATGGGGATCAAATGGCTGTTCACGTTCCACTTTCTCAAGAAGCGGTTGCTGAAGCTAAAGTTTTAATGATGAGTTCAATGAATATTCTTTTACCAGCATCTGGTAGAGCTATTGCAGTTCCTTCTCAAGATATGATTTTAGGTATTTACTACCTATCATTAGTTAAAGAAGGTGTAAAAGGTGAACACAAATTATTCACTGATGTTAACGAAGTTAAAATTGCTCTAGAAATGGATCAAATTGATTTACATGCAAAAATTAGAACTAAAATTGATGATAAAATTGTTCAAACTACTGTTGGAAGACTAATTATTCATGAAATTTTACCACCATTTGTTCCTATGAGTTTATGGAATAAAATTTTAAAGAAAAAAGATATTGGAGCTTTAGTAGATTATATCTACAAAGAAGCTGGATATGAAGTAACTCCAAGATTCTTAGATAATTTAAAAAATCTAGGATTTAAGTATGCAACAAAAGCAGGTATTTCAATATCAATTGATGATATTAGAGTTCCTGAAAGTAAAGTTGAACACATTACTAAATCTAAAAAAGATGTTATTGAAGTTCAAAAACAATTTTTCCAAGGTCTTTTAACAGAACAAGAAAGATATAACAAAACTATCGATATTTGGACAGAAACTAATAACAAATTAGGTTCTCAAATGATGGAACTAGTTAAAGCTGATAAAAATGGATTTAACTCTATTTATATGATGGCAGATTCTGGAGCAAGAGGTAGTGCAACTCAAATTAGACAGTTATCAGGTATGAGGGGTCTTATGGCTAAACCTGATGGAACTATTATTGAAACACCAATTATCTCTAACTTTAAAGAAGGATTAAATGTTCTTGAGTACTTTATTTCTACTCACGGAGCTAGAAAGGGACTTGCTGATACAGCTTTAAAAACAGCAAATGCTGGATATTTAACAAGAAAACTAATTGATGTTTCTCAAAATGTTAGAATTACAGCTGAAGATTGTGGTACTCATGAAGGTATTGAAATTACTGATATTACATCAGGAAATGAGTTAATTGAGTCTTTAGAAGAGAGAATCACTGGAAGAGTTATTGCTGAAGATATTATTGATCCGGTTTCAAATGAAATATTATTTGCTGAGGGTACATTAATAACTGAGGAATATGCAAGAACAGTTATTGAAGCTGAAGTTAAATCAGTAATTATTAGAACTCCACTAACTTGTAAAGTTGAAAATGGATTATGTTCTCAATGTTATGGATTAAACTTAGGTGAGCAAAGAAAAGCAAAACCAGGTGAGGCAGTTGGAGTTGTTGCTGCTCAATCTATTGGAGAACCAGGAACACAGCTTACACTTAGAACATTCCACGTTGGGGGAACTGCAAGTGCAACTCAAACAGAAAAAGAGTTAAAAGCTGATAAAGAAGGGTTCATTAGATATTACAATATCAAAAAATATGACACAGCAGATGGAAGATCTATTGTTGCAAATAGAAGAAATGCGGGTGTTTTATTGGTTGAGCCAAAAATTAATGCGCCATTTAAAGGAAAAGTTTCAGTTGAAACAATTCATGAAGAAATAGAATTAACAATTACAAATGGTAAAGATACTAAAAAATATTACTTAAGAAAAAGTGATGTTGCTAAAGTAAACGAACTTGCTGGAATTTCTGGAAAAATTGAAGGTAAACTTTATCTACCATATAAAGATGGTCATGAAGTTGAACACAATGATTCTATAGTTGAAATTATTAAAGATGGATGGAATGTTCCAAATAGAATTCCTTATGCTTCTGAATTAAAAGTTGCAGATGGAGCTCCTATAACTTCTAAAGTAATTGCTGGTGCAAAAGGAATAGTTAAATACTATAAATTAACTGGAGATTATTTAGAAAGAAGACATGACATTAAAGCTGGTGATAAAGTTGTAGAAAAAGGACTTTTTGCTGTTGTTGCTGATACTGATGATAGAGAAGCTATTAGACACTATATTTCAAGAGGGTCTTCAATTGCTTTAAATGATAATAGTGAAGTTGAAAAAGATACTATTATATCATCTCCTACTGTTTCAGAACAAACTGTAATTGCAGAGTGGGATCCATATGCAAATCCAACAATAGCTGAAAAACCAGGTGTTATTAGCTTTGAAGATATTATTCCAGGAGTTACTGTATCTGAGCAATTTGATGAGTTAACAGGAACTTCTAAACTAGTTGTAAATGAATATATTCCTAGTGGATATAAACCAACAGTTATTGTTGCAACAGATGATAATGAAATAATGAAATATGTATTAGATCCTAAGGCATCATTGAATATAGCTGAAGGAAAAAGAGTAGAAATAGCGGATATTATTGCTAAAACTCCAAAAGCTACTCAAAAATCTAAAGATATTACTGGAGGTCTTCCTAGAGTTTCTGAATTATTTGAAGCAAGAAGACCAAAAAATATTGCAATTTTAGCTTCATTTGATGGAATTGTGACATTTGGTAAACCATTAAGAAATAAACAAAAATTAGTGATTACTGATGAAAATGGAAATACTACAGAGTATTTAGTAGAAAAAGGTAAACATATACTAGTTCATGAAGGTGAGTTTGTACATGCTGGTGAAGCATTAACAGATGGACAAGTTTCTCCTCATGATGTATTAAGAATTTTAGGTGAAAAAGCACTTCATTACTTTATTGTTTCAGAAGTTCAACAAGTTTATAGATCTCAAGGGGTAAATATTGCTGATAAACATATTGAGGTAATTACATCTCAAATGTTAAGACAAGTGTCCATTCTTGATGGAGGAGATACTAAGTTTATAGTTGGTGATATGATTTCTAAAAAGAAATTTAAAATTGAAAATGAAAAAATTGTAAGAATGGGTGGACAACCTGCAATTGCAGAACCTGTACTTTTAGGTATTACAAGAGCAGCTGTTACAAGTGATAGTATTATCTCTGCAGCATCTTTCCAAGAAACTACAAAAGTATTAACAGAAGCAGCAATTAGTGCAAAAATGGATATGCTTGAAGATTTAAAAGAAAATGTTGTAATAGGAAGAACAATTCCTGTTGGAACAGGTCTATATAAAGATTACAAAGTAAAATTCTCAGAAGCAAAATAA
- a CDS encoding YciI family protein codes for MQYLVIAYDYDDALERRLKVRDEHLKSTKELISKGNIINAGALIEDDKMVGSTLFVDFENEEELDAWLENEPYVKEKVWNYEEIQIVPVKLLPKQ; via the coding sequence ATGCAATATTTAGTAATAGCTTATGATTATGATGATGCTTTAGAAAGAAGATTAAAAGTAAGAGATGAGCATTTAAAAAGTACAAAAGAACTTATCTCTAAGGGTAATATTATAAATGCTGGAGCTTTAATTGAAGATGATAAAATGGTAGGTTCTACTTTATTTGTTGATTTTGAAAATGAAGAAGAATTGGACGCATGGCTTGAAAATGAACCTTATGTTAAAGAAAAAGTTTGGAATTATGAAGAAATACAGATAGTTCCTGTAAAATTACTTCCTAAGCAATAA
- a CDS encoding tyrosine-type recombinase/integrase: MKRTVKKLTELEIKKAEIKDKDYNLSDGDGLYFVVRRNGSKFFRLDFRYGGKRLSMSLGTYPKVSLKEAREKKDESKKLLNENINPISEKRIKKSSEYLTLGIVINEWLELRAKSSSEATITQNRRMLNNFTNWLGNVAIKDVKRIDIINILEKIQNKGVIETAHRLLSLMNKIYMFAVTKGYIEHNIIADIDKKSVLVPSNKNIHHPAITSPNEIKELLKDINSMEEKYKCDISVIFIFKIIPYVFVRSENIRLMRWKELDLEKGVWEIPQERMKTNVDFVCPLPKQAIELIKQIEPYSRHRSEFVFPSRQRKDIGVSGATLSANLNKLGYQDRHTFHGFRSMFSTIAYEYYKEHGFHSDIIESCLAHKEKNRVKAAYNRESKYKYFEEKKELMQWWADWLDKIQSKL, translated from the coding sequence ATGAAGAGAACCGTTAAAAAGCTTACAGAATTGGAAATAAAAAAAGCAGAAATAAAAGATAAAGATTACAATTTAAGTGATGGTGATGGTTTATATTTTGTAGTTAGAAGAAATGGCTCTAAATTTTTCAGGCTTGATTTTAGATACGGTGGGAAAAGATTATCTATGAGCTTAGGTACTTATCCTAAGGTAAGCTTAAAAGAGGCTAGAGAAAAAAAAGATGAATCTAAAAAACTATTAAATGAAAATATAAACCCTATATCTGAAAAAAGAATTAAAAAATCTTCTGAATATCTTACATTAGGCATAGTTATTAATGAGTGGTTAGAGTTAAGAGCAAAAAGTTCAAGTGAAGCAACAATTACTCAAAATAGAAGAATGTTAAATAATTTTACAAATTGGTTAGGCAATGTTGCTATAAAAGATGTAAAAAGAATTGATATTATAAATATTTTAGAAAAAATACAAAATAAAGGTGTTATAGAAACTGCTCATAGACTTCTCTCTTTAATGAATAAGATATACATGTTTGCTGTAACAAAAGGATATATTGAACATAATATTATTGCTGATATTGATAAAAAATCTGTATTAGTGCCTAGTAATAAAAATATACATCATCCTGCAATAACATCTCCAAATGAAATAAAAGAATTATTAAAAGACATTAACTCAATGGAAGAAAAATATAAATGCGATATTAGCGTTATATTTATATTTAAAATTATCCCATATGTTTTCGTTAGAAGTGAGAATATAAGGTTAATGAGATGGAAAGAATTAGATTTAGAAAAAGGGGTATGGGAAATACCACAAGAAAGAATGAAAACAAATGTAGATTTTGTATGTCCCTTACCAAAACAAGCAATAGAACTTATAAAACAAATAGAACCTTACTCAAGACATAGAAGTGAGTTTGTATTTCCTTCTCGACAGAGAAAAGATATAGGAGTTTCTGGAGCAACTTTATCAGCAAATTTAAACAAACTAGGTTATCAAGATAGACATACTTTTCATGGTTTTAGAAGCATGTTTTCAACAATTGCTTATGAATATTATAAAGAACATGGATTTCATAGCGATATTATAGAATCTTGCTTGGCACATAAAGAAAAAAATAGAGTAAAGGCGGCTTATAATAGGGAATCAAAATATAAATATTTTGAAGAAAAAAAAGAGTTAATGCAGTGGTGGGCTGATTGGTTAGATAAAATTCAAAGCAAACTCTAA
- a CDS encoding metallophosphoesterase family protein, translated as MKIDILSDLHFDNYFYNKYTKDDVISFYSQIIDFNNCGDVLVIAGDLGHNNHQNIKILKILKDFYKNIVCVLGNHDYYLVGKENKSLFKGSFERVFNMRELINKQENIYCLDGDIIEINGVKFGGCNGWYNEGYLQVNYPDEFFPKYSTNIMWQNCTPDYKNILEIENFDDIFEIEKPKIERVYKECDVMITHVNPSAKKEYLNIKYQNPSSTFFCFDGEEYLKNGSMKYWIFGHNHDVIEYEEHNVTCICNPLGYYNESGNGKFVQIKQIII; from the coding sequence ATGAAAATAGATATATTAAGTGACCTACATTTTGATAACTACTTTTATAATAAATACACAAAAGATGATGTAATTAGCTTTTATAGTCAAATTATTGATTTTAATAATTGTGGTGATGTATTAGTAATTGCAGGTGACTTAGGACATAACAATCATCAAAACATAAAGATATTAAAAATTCTAAAAGATTTTTATAAAAATATAGTTTGTGTTTTGGGAAATCATGATTATTATTTAGTAGGCAAAGAGAATAAGTCTTTATTTAAAGGCTCTTTTGAAAGAGTTTTTAATATGAGAGAACTAATTAATAAGCAAGAAAATATCTATTGCTTAGACGGAGATATTATTGAAATTAATGGCGTTAAATTTGGTGGTTGTAATGGTTGGTACAATGAGGGCTATTTACAAGTAAATTATCCTGATGAATTTTTCCCAAAATATTCAACTAACATTATGTGGCAAAACTGTACTCCTGATTATAAAAATATTTTAGAAATTGAAAATTTTGATGATATATTTGAAATAGAAAAACCTAAAATTGAAAGAGTTTATAAAGAGTGTGATGTAATGATTACTCATGTTAATCCAAGTGCTAAAAAAGAGTATCTAAATATTAAATATCAAAATCCCTCAAGTACATTTTTTTGCTTTGATGGTGAAGAGTATTTAAAAAATGGAAGTATGAAATACTGGATATTTGGACATAACCACGATGTTATTGAATATGAAGAACATAATGTTACTTGTATTTGTAATCCTTTGGGTTACTATAATGAGAGTGGAAATGGAAAGTTTGTACAAATAAAGCAAATAATAATTTGA